One segment of Polaribacter huanghezhanensis DNA contains the following:
- a CDS encoding cation:proton antiporter encodes MIELAGIIILGILAQWVAWKFKIPAILPLILIGLFVGPIAAEFLTEDGSKWIEPIWNGKKGLFPGDGLYYFVSLAISVILFEGGLTLKRDEIKNVGPSITKLITIGSAVTFFGAGVLAHYLFHLSWEISFLFSGLIIVTGPTVITPILRNIPLKKDVSAVLKWEGILIDPIGALVAVLVFEFISVGGDSGFTKTAFMEFGKILLFGTSFGFTFAHALAFVINKKLIPHYLLNVVSLSTVLLVFVESEVFAHESGLLAVVVMGMVLGNGKLKNIKELLYFKESLSLLLVSILFILLAANIDIKDLMLLYNWKTGVLFAVIVFVIRPLAVFLSTHNSKLKVNEKLFISWVGPRGIVAAGIASLFGSKLLKQGVEGAEYITPLVFMIVLGTVLLNATTARVFAKIVGVFLTSSDGILIIGASPASRLIASYLKQNDRRVVLIDSNPNHIKKAEAMHLEAIEASVYDDDLSENIELNDIGYLMSLTGSSVVNEYALSKYKKHFGEQGAFRLISSDEMKNPDGTPEIGLFSHTDDFINLSEVVRENPKVNEVEILSNEDYITKIGKLNAEIASIPVFVKSNDGVIHIISSYSEKMNVEKGNMLMYLGKTLEF; translated from the coding sequence ATGATAGAATTAGCAGGAATAATTATTTTAGGAATATTAGCACAGTGGGTTGCGTGGAAATTTAAAATTCCAGCAATTTTACCATTAATATTAATTGGTTTATTTGTTGGGCCAATTGCAGCTGAATTCTTGACCGAAGACGGTTCTAAATGGATTGAACCTATTTGGAATGGTAAAAAAGGATTATTTCCTGGAGATGGTTTGTATTATTTTGTTTCTCTTGCAATTAGTGTAATCCTTTTTGAAGGCGGATTGACCTTGAAACGCGATGAAATTAAAAATGTTGGACCTTCAATTACAAAATTAATTACCATTGGCTCTGCAGTCACCTTTTTTGGAGCTGGAGTTTTAGCACATTATCTTTTTCATTTAAGTTGGGAAATTTCCTTTCTTTTTTCTGGGTTGATAATCGTTACAGGACCTACAGTTATTACACCAATTCTAAGAAATATTCCATTAAAGAAAGATGTTTCTGCCGTGTTAAAATGGGAAGGAATTTTAATTGATCCAATTGGAGCTTTAGTTGCTGTGTTGGTTTTTGAATTTATAAGCGTTGGTGGCGATAGCGGTTTTACAAAAACTGCTTTTATGGAATTTGGTAAAATATTATTATTCGGAACATCCTTCGGATTTACCTTTGCACATGCGCTGGCATTCGTCATCAATAAAAAATTAATTCCACATTATTTATTAAACGTCGTATCATTATCAACCGTATTATTGGTTTTTGTGGAGTCAGAAGTTTTTGCGCACGAATCTGGTTTATTAGCGGTGGTTGTTATGGGAATGGTTTTAGGAAACGGAAAATTAAAAAACATCAAAGAGTTATTGTATTTTAAAGAATCGCTAAGTCTTTTACTCGTTTCTATTCTGTTTATCTTGCTTGCAGCAAATATTGATATTAAAGATTTAATGCTGTTGTATAATTGGAAAACGGGTGTTTTATTTGCAGTTATCGTTTTTGTAATTAGACCGTTAGCAGTTTTTTTAAGTACGCATAATTCGAAATTAAAAGTTAATGAAAAATTATTTATCAGTTGGGTTGGTCCAAGAGGAATTGTAGCGGCAGGAATTGCATCTTTATTTGGAAGTAAATTATTGAAACAAGGAGTTGAAGGCGCAGAATACATTACGCCTTTGGTATTTATGATTGTACTCGGAACCGTTTTATTAAACGCAACAACTGCACGAGTTTTTGCTAAAATTGTTGGTGTATTTTTAACTTCATCAGACGGAATTTTAATTATTGGTGCTTCGCCAGCTTCGCGTTTAATTGCTTCTTATTTGAAGCAAAACGATAGAAGAGTAGTGTTGATTGATAGCAATCCAAATCATATTAAAAAAGCAGAAGCAATGCATTTAGAAGCAATTGAAGCAAGTGTTTATGACGATGATTTATCGGAAAACATAGAACTAAATGATATTGGCTATTTAATGTCTTTAACCGGAAGTTCTGTTGTAAATGAATATGCTTTATCAAAATATAAAAAACATTTTGGCGAACAAGGAGCGTTTCGTTTAATTTCATCAGACGAAATGAAAAACCCAGATGGAACTCCTGAAATTGGCTTGTTTTCTCATACCGATGATTTTATTAATTTAAGTGAAGTTGTAAGAGAGAATCCAAAAGTTAACGAAGTAGAAATACTTTCTAATGAAGATTATATTACTAAAATTGGAAAGTTAAATGCAGAAATTGCTTCGATTCCAGTATTTGTAAAAAGCAACGATGGTGTGATACATATTATTTCTTCGTATTCAGAAAAAATGAATGTAGAAAAAGGAAATATGTTAATGTATTTAGGAAAGACATTAGAATTTTAA
- a CDS encoding DUF4870 domain-containing protein, with product MKENKQLLVLTHLSQLLDFVSRIGGFIVPLILWIVKKDEVYGMDTHGKAILNFRISMFIYILICIPLILFLGLGIVGFIIIGIFYLIFPVINAIRANNNEAPNYPFSIQFIK from the coding sequence ATGAAAGAAAACAAACAATTACTCGTATTAACACATTTAAGCCAGTTATTAGATTTTGTTTCTAGGATTGGTGGATTTATTGTTCCATTAATTTTATGGATTGTAAAGAAAGATGAAGTTTACGGAATGGATACACACGGAAAAGCAATTTTAAACTTTAGAATTTCAATGTTTATTTACATTTTAATCTGTATTCCTTTAATTTTATTTTTAGGATTAGGAATTGTTGGATTTATTATTATCGGAATTTTCTACTTGATTTTTCCAGTTATAAATGCCATCAGAGCAAACAATAACGAAGCGCCAAATTATCCTTTTAGCATTCAGTTTATAAAATAA
- a CDS encoding response regulator has protein sequence MEEIKILLVDDHKLLRDGLRNIIEQKANMHVIGEASNGREAIQKCSKLLPNVVIMDVAMAGLNGIEAASQIHKNHPDIKIIGASMHSGRQFIQSMFKAGALGYLLKDGDSEELIAAIITVMQNRKYLSKDINQEIIASLNKSENLEKKQLSFREKEVLQLIAEGNSSKEIGEILFLSSKTIDVHRNNIMKKIDVYTISELTKYAIQEGLTTL, from the coding sequence TATTATAGAGCAAAAAGCTAATATGCATGTAATTGGAGAAGCTTCTAACGGTAGGGAAGCTATACAAAAATGTTCAAAACTGCTGCCAAATGTTGTTATTATGGATGTAGCAATGGCTGGTTTAAATGGTATAGAAGCTGCGAGTCAAATTCATAAGAACCATCCAGATATAAAAATAATAGGTGCCTCTATGCACTCCGGTAGACAGTTTATTCAAAGCATGTTTAAAGCAGGTGCTTTAGGATATTTGTTAAAAGATGGAGATTCAGAAGAATTAATTGCAGCCATTATTACAGTAATGCAAAATAGAAAATACTTGTCAAAGGATATCAATCAAGAAATTATTGCTTCGCTAAATAAAAGTGAAAATCTAGAGAAAAAACAATTGAGCTTTAGAGAGAAAGAGGTCTTACAATTAATTGCAGAAGGTAATTCTTCTAAAGAAATAGGAGAAATCTTGTTTTTAAGTTCAAAAACTATTGATGTTCATAGAAATAATATAATGAAAAAGATAGATGTATATACCATTTCTGAATTAACAAAATATGCTATTCAAGAAGGGTTAACTACATTGTAA
- a CDS encoding tRNA-(ms[2]io[6]A)-hydroxylase → MLGLQFETETSWAEIAKDNLQQILTDHAFLEQKAASNAVSLIINYSEETKLVQAMSKIAIEEMEHFKMVHDFMVKRGMVLGREQKNDYAIQLMKFFKKTGDRKEALIQRLLIAALIEARSCERFKVFSENMEDKELSKFYKDLMISEANHYTVFLGFAREYEERKTVDKLWCSLLKFEAEMMRNRGTEAKVHG, encoded by the coding sequence ATGTTAGGATTACAGTTTGAAACCGAAACTTCTTGGGCAGAAATAGCCAAAGATAATTTACAGCAAATATTAACAGATCATGCATTCTTAGAACAAAAAGCGGCTTCAAATGCAGTTTCTTTGATTATCAATTATTCTGAGGAAACAAAATTGGTACAAGCAATGAGCAAAATTGCCATTGAAGAAATGGAGCATTTTAAAATGGTACACGATTTTATGGTAAAACGTGGAATGGTTTTAGGACGAGAACAAAAAAACGATTATGCTATTCAACTGATGAAATTCTTCAAAAAAACGGGTGACAGAAAAGAAGCATTAATTCAGCGTTTATTAATTGCTGCGTTGATTGAAGCGAGAAGTTGCGAACGATTTAAAGTGTTTTCTGAAAATATGGAAGACAAAGAGTTATCAAAATTCTATAAAGATTTAATGATTTCTGAAGCCAATCATTATACTGTGTTTTTAGGTTTTGCTCGCGAATATGAAGAAAGAAAAACTGTTGACAAACTATGGTGTTCTTTATTAAAGTTTGAAGCAGAAATGATGAGAAATCGTGGAACAGAAGCGAAAGTTCATGGGTAA
- the mnmE gene encoding tRNA uridine-5-carboxymethylaminomethyl(34) synthesis GTPase MnmE: MIQNDTIIALATPSGVGAISVIRLSGEKSIEIVDAFFQSVKKGKILGNQKSHSIHLGHIISNDVLLDEVLVSVFKNPNSYTGENIIEISCHGSVFIQQEIIQLFLKNGCRMADNGEFTMRAFLNGKMDLSQAEAVADVIASNSAASHQMAIQQMRGGITNELKELRTQLLDFAALIELELDFSGEDVEFADRTKFKELVAQITSVLKRLIDSFAFGNAMKNGIPVAIIGEPNVGKSTLLNTLLNEEKAIVSEIAGTTRDAIEDELIINGVAFRFIDTAGIRETEDIVESIGIKKAYEKAENAQLIIFIIDPREEKRKKRKEEILLIQNRFPNKRLLVVANKIDLISSEEAAVLKNEIENLIPLSAKNKTGIDILTNELTSLVNTGALSNNETIVSNSRHFEALNNALVAITSVQQGIDLEISTDLFSIDIRECLRHLGNITGEYDVDKDILGHIFSNFCIGK; encoded by the coding sequence ATGATTCAAAACGATACTATTATTGCGTTGGCCACTCCATCTGGAGTTGGAGCTATTTCTGTGATTCGTCTTTCTGGCGAAAAATCGATTGAAATTGTGGATGCTTTTTTTCAATCTGTAAAAAAAGGAAAAATATTAGGCAATCAGAAATCGCACAGCATTCATTTAGGTCATATTATAAGTAATGACGTACTCTTAGATGAAGTATTAGTTTCCGTTTTTAAGAATCCAAATTCGTATACTGGCGAAAATATCATCGAAATTTCGTGTCACGGTTCTGTGTTTATTCAGCAAGAAATTATACAATTGTTTTTGAAAAATGGTTGTAGAATGGCAGATAATGGCGAGTTTACCATGCGTGCTTTCTTAAATGGAAAAATGGATTTATCGCAAGCAGAAGCTGTGGCGGATGTAATTGCTTCAAATTCGGCTGCAAGTCATCAAATGGCGATTCAGCAAATGCGTGGCGGAATTACCAATGAATTGAAAGAATTACGTACGCAATTGTTAGATTTTGCTGCTTTGATAGAATTAGAACTCGATTTTTCTGGTGAAGATGTTGAGTTTGCTGATAGAACAAAGTTTAAGGAATTGGTTGCACAAATTACTTCGGTCTTAAAACGTTTGATTGATTCGTTTGCTTTTGGAAACGCCATGAAAAACGGAATTCCAGTTGCCATTATTGGCGAGCCAAACGTTGGGAAATCAACCTTGTTAAACACACTTTTAAACGAAGAAAAAGCCATTGTTTCTGAAATTGCAGGAACCACTCGTGATGCTATAGAAGATGAACTCATTATTAATGGTGTTGCATTTCGCTTTATTGATACTGCCGGAATTAGAGAAACGGAAGATATTGTAGAAAGTATCGGAATTAAGAAAGCCTACGAAAAAGCAGAAAATGCGCAGTTGATTATCTTTATTATAGATCCGAGAGAAGAAAAAAGAAAAAAGAGAAAAGAAGAAATTTTATTGATTCAAAATCGCTTTCCAAATAAACGATTACTTGTTGTTGCCAATAAAATAGACTTAATCTCTTCTGAAGAAGCTGCTGTTTTAAAAAATGAGATTGAAAATTTAATTCCATTATCCGCAAAAAATAAAACAGGAATTGACATCTTAACCAACGAATTGACTTCATTAGTAAATACTGGCGCTTTAAGTAATAACGAAACCATTGTTTCTAATTCACGTCATTTTGAAGCTTTAAATAATGCTTTAGTAGCCATTACTTCTGTACAACAAGGTATTGATTTAGAAATTTCTACCGATTTATTTTCTATTGATATCCGTGAATGTTTGCGTCATCTTGGGAACATTACTGGAGAATATGATGTTGACAAGGACATTTTAGGACATATCTTTTCTAATTTTTGTATCGGAAAATAA
- a CDS encoding DUF4268 domain-containing protein: MFSKEEAAQLRKDFWIAFGKSFPRKWIKYNTQIKGFSFKFVAERKQAMVVLDIEHPYEIQNELLFEQLHSLKSILTEQYLSEVIFDKQYELDSGKIIHRVYVKYPNKFSIYNKNSWQECFEFFVKSMEQFELFFYEYEEYIKQAI, from the coding sequence ATGTTTAGTAAAGAAGAAGCTGCACAACTTAGAAAAGACTTTTGGATTGCTTTCGGAAAATCATTTCCTAGAAAATGGATCAAATACAATACACAAATTAAAGGTTTTTCTTTTAAGTTTGTTGCAGAACGCAAACAAGCAATGGTTGTGTTGGATATTGAACATCCTTATGAAATACAGAACGAATTGTTGTTTGAGCAACTCCATTCTTTAAAATCAATTTTAACTGAACAATATCTTTCTGAAGTGATTTTTGATAAGCAATACGAATTAGATTCTGGTAAAATTATTCATCGTGTTTATGTAAAATATCCAAATAAATTTAGCATTTACAATAAAAATTCTTGGCAAGAATGTTTTGAATTTTTTGTCAAAAGCATGGAACAGTTTGAGTTGTTCTTTTACGAATACGAAGAGTATATCAAACAAGCGATATAA